CCTTAGAACCGAGGCCATCGCATCATAGTCGAGGTCTAGGATGATATTCCCGACCAGGATGGAGACGGACTCGTGGAGTCCAGCCCCGTTTCCAGATATCTTTCTATCTCCAACCACCACATCGTTTATGGGTTTAAAGCTGGCATCGACCCCTAATCTCCTGTAGGTTTCAACCGTTACCATTAACAATCTCCTGAACATCTCATCTATATTTCTAGGAACCACTGGGCTGTCCCTGGCCACGATCTGATAGAATACCTGGTTAGAATCTAGATATGTGGCTCCCCCTCCCTGGCTGCGCCTTATCACCGGAAGGCCCTTCTTTTGGCAGTAATCTAGATCTATCTCCCTCTCCAGATCCTGATGGTATCCAACACAGACATATGGGCTGGCTGGTTGAAGGAGGATGAGCGTATTCCCGACCAGCCCCCTGTGAAGGGCCTCTGCAACGGCCTCATAGAATGCCTGAGCCACTAAGGGCTCAACTAGGCCAAGGTCTATGAGCCTCCAAGCCTCCAACCTGAGATCACTCGTTTGGATTAAACCTTATGGATCTCCTTCTCCTTCCTCAACCAGTTCTCCAACGTAGTCTTATCCGAGCCCTTTATCAGTTTTTTAAGCTCGTTCTCGAGATCGCTCGGCTCTATAACTGCGACCCATCCCCTTCCATAGGGATCCTCATTTATGAGTGAAGGCCTCTTCAAGACCTCCTCATTTATCTCGATGATCTTTCCGGTCACAGGCGCCTTAAGAGGCCCAACCCACTTTCCGCTTTCAATCGTCCCAAGGGTCTTACCCTCCTGAACCATGCTGCCAACCCTCCTTGTGTTAATCTTCAGCAGCTTCCCAGCGGCTGACTGCGCCCAGTCATTGTAACCCACTCTAACCCTTCCATCCTCCACCCTAGCCCACATATGTTCCCTGTGATAAAACAGATCCTCAGGAAACTCATTGCCATCTATCTTGACCATAACGGGTCCTTATCTAAGGTATCCACACATTTTTAAAACATTATCGTAACTTGGCCTAGCTCTGAAAAGTTTAAATCTAATCCCATCAAGATATTCGACGAAGGGTCCGTAGCTCAGCAAGGTAGAGCGTCAGCCTCTTAAGCTGAGGGTCGAGGGTTCGAATCCCTCCGGACCCGTCAGGAATTTTATTCTTCTTTATGAGGATATAACCCATTAGGGAATTCTTTCTATGCCCACCTCTAGGAAGGTATCTCCTTTGCTTAACTCTAGGGCCTCATAGAATAGAGG
This portion of the Candidatus Bathyarchaeota archaeon genome encodes:
- a CDS encoding glycine cleavage system protein H, producing MVKIDGNEFPEDLFYHREHMWARVEDGRVRVGYNDWAQSAAGKLLKINTRRVGSMVQEGKTLGTIESGKWVGPLKAPVTGKIIEINEEVLKRPSLINEDPYGRGWVAVIEPSDLENELKKLIKGSDKTTLENWLRKEKEIHKV